In Melanotaenia boesemani isolate fMelBoe1 chromosome 16, fMelBoe1.pri, whole genome shotgun sequence, the following proteins share a genomic window:
- the phactr2 gene encoding phosphatase and actin regulator 2 isoform X4 has translation MEAAGMEEEEGDTYVETRRFLQLWPLPRLRSHSDTSGFRSRVLFRLRGARSVDGLEKSSVASCDVVVDNGSNTHNAHASGQQRNKLSSLGKLFKPWKWRKKKTSDKFQDLSKVLERKISTRQTREELIRKRVLIPEQDELISSENLNGHARSSLTPGEVKVDIEATETVEEEASGIVSTEDKTTAKSSHPKKTGCTTKTTPNSTSTPRSRVPKDAGTPAQSDGADAKTNRKSDTPASSTVPQKASTETLDQPGELKSSPLSSDTKPLLSKGNKTEEIQAALQPDQEPKSALKGTATGEETQKSLAPETPVQSSHINMATEDTSFTKGETDSCSQGEKHARMDGEGGEDGRKNGGTECGENSPRSAEGEAEKPQGIRVKTEVTVIPDRPRDSQTSDSDSDGPILYRDEDEEEEEEDEYTNSSLASKIRRRDTLNIKLGNRPSKKELEEKNILPRSSETERHELRQQIGSKLVRRLSQRPTTEELEQRNILKQKNEAEEQEAKQEIKRRLSRKLSVRPTVAELVARRILRFNEYVEVTDAKDYDRRADKPWTRLTPADKAAIRKELNEFKSREMEVHKDSQQFTRFHRP, from the exons TTGATGGCCTGGAGAAATCATCTGTGGCCAGTTGTGACGTGGTGGTGGACAATGGCAGCAATACCCATAATGCCCATGCATCAGGACAGCAGCGAAATAAGCTGTCATCACTGGGAAAACTGTTCAAACCCTGGaagtggaggaagaagaagaccaGCGACAAGTTCCAGGATCTCTCCAAAG TTCTAGAGAGAAAAATTTCAACCAGACAAACAAGGGAGGAGCTCATCAGGAAAAGGGTTCTCATCCCAGAGCAAG aTGAACTGATCAGCAGTGAAAATCTGAACGGTCATGCAAGATCCAGTTTAACACCAGGAGAGGTCAAAGTGGACattgaggctacagaaacagtGGAGGAAGAAGCCTCTGGGATAGTCAGCACTGAGGACAAGACAACAG CCAAATCCTCTCATCCAAAGAAGACAGGATGCACAACAAAAACCACCCCAAATTCCACTTCCACACCTCGTTCTCGAGTACCTAAGGATGCCGGCACTCCTGCACAGTCTGATGGGGCTGATGCAAAGACCAACCGGAAATCAGACACTCCAGCTTCTTCCACTGTACCTCAGAAAGCCTCTACAGAGACTCTCGATCAGCCTGGGGAGTTAAAATCCTCACCCCTTTCCTCAGATACCAAGCCACTCCTATCTAAAGGCAATAAGACAGAGGAAATCCAGGCTGCTTTGCAACCTGATCAAGAGCCTAAATCTGCTCTCAAAGGCACGGCTACAGGTGAGGAGACTCAAAAATCATTGGCTCCTGAAACCCCAGTTCAGTCTTCCCATATCAACATGGCCACAGAGGATACATCCTTCACAAAGGGAGAGACTGACAGCTGCTCACAGGGGGAGAAACATGCAAGGATGGAcggggagggaggagaagatGGAAGGAAGAACGGAGGAACGGAGTGTGGAGAAAACAGCCCGAG GTCAGCAGAGGGTGAAGCAGAAAAGCCGCAGGGCATCCGCGTGAAAACAGAGGTGACAGTGATCCCTGACAGGCCGAGAGACAGCCAGACAAGTGACTCCGATTCTGACGGGCCAATCCTGTACCgagatgaggatgaagaggaagaggaggaggatgaataCACAAACA GCTCTCTTGCCAGCAAGATCCGCCGGCGAGACACGTTGAACATTAAGCTGGGCAACAGGCCCAGCAAGAAAGAGCTGGAGGAGAAAAATATCCTGCCACGAAGTTCGGAGACGGAGAGACATGAGCTCCGCCAGCAGATAGGCAGCAAACTAGTCAG GCGCCTGAGCCAAAGACCCACCACAGAGGAgctggagcagagaaacatcctCAAGC AAAAGAATGAAGCTGAAGAGCAAGAAGCCAAACAAGAGATTAAAAGGAGACTCTCCAGAAAG TTGAGTGTTAGGCCTACAGTAGCAGAGCTTGTTGCTCGAAGGATCTTGCGTTTTAATGAGTATGTGGAGGTAACAGATGCCAAGGATTATGACCGACGGGCAGACAAACCCTGGACACGACTTACTCCCGCTGACAAG GCTGCGATCCGTAAGGAGCTGAATGAGTTTAAGAGCCGAGAGATGGAGGTTCATAAGGACAGCCAACAGTTCACCAG gttCCATCGGCCATAA
- the phactr2 gene encoding phosphatase and actin regulator 2 isoform X1, with the protein MEAAGMEEEEGDTYVETRRFLQLWPLPRLRSHSDTSGFRSRVLFRLRGARSVDGLEKSSVASCDVVVDNGSNTHNAHASGQQRNKLSSLGKLFKPWKWRKKKTSDKFQDLSKVLERKISTRQTREELIRKRVLIPEQDELISSENLNGHARSSLTPGEVKVDIEATETVEEEASGIVSTEDKTTERCDTKPHARANQVRPREIQAKKQHSATLPTSTKSAGGSTAPARHKDAASGAKKTAKTTVKTGPSTQGKANQRHTNTTSRGIAKSSHPKKTGCTTKTTPNSTSTPRSRVPKDAGTPAQSDGADAKTNRKSDTPASSTVPQKASTETLDQPGELKSSPLSSDTKPLLSKGNKTEEIQAALQPDQEPKSALKGTATGEETQKSLAPETPVQSSHINMATEDTSFTKGETDSCSQGEKHARMDGEGGEDGRKNGGTECGENSPRSAEGEAEKPQGIRVKTEVTVIPDRPRDSQTSDSDSDGPILYRDEDEEEEEEDEYTNSSLASKIRRRDTLNIKLGNRPSKKELEEKNILPRSSETERHELRQQIGSKLVRRLSQRPTTEELEQRNILKQKNEAEEQEAKQEIKRRLSRKLSVRPTVAELVARRILRFNEYVEVTDAKDYDRRADKPWTRLTPADKAAIRKELNEFKSREMEVHKDSQQFTRFHRP; encoded by the exons TTGATGGCCTGGAGAAATCATCTGTGGCCAGTTGTGACGTGGTGGTGGACAATGGCAGCAATACCCATAATGCCCATGCATCAGGACAGCAGCGAAATAAGCTGTCATCACTGGGAAAACTGTTCAAACCCTGGaagtggaggaagaagaagaccaGCGACAAGTTCCAGGATCTCTCCAAAG TTCTAGAGAGAAAAATTTCAACCAGACAAACAAGGGAGGAGCTCATCAGGAAAAGGGTTCTCATCCCAGAGCAAG aTGAACTGATCAGCAGTGAAAATCTGAACGGTCATGCAAGATCCAGTTTAACACCAGGAGAGGTCAAAGTGGACattgaggctacagaaacagtGGAGGAAGAAGCCTCTGGGATAGTCAGCACTGAGGACAAGACAACAG AGCGCTGTGATACTAAACCCCATGCCCGGGCAAACCAGGTGCGACCTCGGGAAATTCAAGCTAAAAAGCAGCATAGTGCCACTCTGCCCACTTCCACCAAATCTGCTGGTGGCTCCACTGCCCCTGCAAGGCACAAAGATGCTGCCTCTGGAGCTAAAAAGACAGCTAAAACCACAGTCAAGACTGGTCCCTCCACACAGGGTAAAGCTAACCAACGACACACTAACACCACTAGTCGAGGGATCG CCAAATCCTCTCATCCAAAGAAGACAGGATGCACAACAAAAACCACCCCAAATTCCACTTCCACACCTCGTTCTCGAGTACCTAAGGATGCCGGCACTCCTGCACAGTCTGATGGGGCTGATGCAAAGACCAACCGGAAATCAGACACTCCAGCTTCTTCCACTGTACCTCAGAAAGCCTCTACAGAGACTCTCGATCAGCCTGGGGAGTTAAAATCCTCACCCCTTTCCTCAGATACCAAGCCACTCCTATCTAAAGGCAATAAGACAGAGGAAATCCAGGCTGCTTTGCAACCTGATCAAGAGCCTAAATCTGCTCTCAAAGGCACGGCTACAGGTGAGGAGACTCAAAAATCATTGGCTCCTGAAACCCCAGTTCAGTCTTCCCATATCAACATGGCCACAGAGGATACATCCTTCACAAAGGGAGAGACTGACAGCTGCTCACAGGGGGAGAAACATGCAAGGATGGAcggggagggaggagaagatGGAAGGAAGAACGGAGGAACGGAGTGTGGAGAAAACAGCCCGAG GTCAGCAGAGGGTGAAGCAGAAAAGCCGCAGGGCATCCGCGTGAAAACAGAGGTGACAGTGATCCCTGACAGGCCGAGAGACAGCCAGACAAGTGACTCCGATTCTGACGGGCCAATCCTGTACCgagatgaggatgaagaggaagaggaggaggatgaataCACAAACA GCTCTCTTGCCAGCAAGATCCGCCGGCGAGACACGTTGAACATTAAGCTGGGCAACAGGCCCAGCAAGAAAGAGCTGGAGGAGAAAAATATCCTGCCACGAAGTTCGGAGACGGAGAGACATGAGCTCCGCCAGCAGATAGGCAGCAAACTAGTCAG GCGCCTGAGCCAAAGACCCACCACAGAGGAgctggagcagagaaacatcctCAAGC AAAAGAATGAAGCTGAAGAGCAAGAAGCCAAACAAGAGATTAAAAGGAGACTCTCCAGAAAG TTGAGTGTTAGGCCTACAGTAGCAGAGCTTGTTGCTCGAAGGATCTTGCGTTTTAATGAGTATGTGGAGGTAACAGATGCCAAGGATTATGACCGACGGGCAGACAAACCCTGGACACGACTTACTCCCGCTGACAAG GCTGCGATCCGTAAGGAGCTGAATGAGTTTAAGAGCCGAGAGATGGAGGTTCATAAGGACAGCCAACAGTTCACCAG gttCCATCGGCCATAA
- the phactr2 gene encoding phosphatase and actin regulator 2 isoform X3 → MEHDVDGLEKSSVASCDVVVDNGSNTHNAHASGQQRNKLSSLGKLFKPWKWRKKKTSDKFQDLSKVLERKISTRQTREELIRKRVLIPEQDELISSENLNGHARSSLTPGEVKVDIEATETVEEEASGIVSTEDKTTERCDTKPHARANQVRPREIQAKKQHSATLPTSTKSAGGSTAPARHKDAASGAKKTAKTTVKTGPSTQGKANQRHTNTTSRGIAKSSHPKKTGCTTKTTPNSTSTPRSRVPKDAGTPAQSDGADAKTNRKSDTPASSTVPQKASTETLDQPGELKSSPLSSDTKPLLSKGNKTEEIQAALQPDQEPKSALKGTATGEETQKSLAPETPVQSSHINMATEDTSFTKGETDSCSQGEKHARMDGEGGEDGRKNGGTECGENSPRSAEGEAEKPQGIRVKTEVTVIPDRPRDSQTSDSDSDGPILYRDEDEEEEEEDEYTNSSLASKIRRRDTLNIKLGNRPSKKELEEKNILPRSSETERHELRQQIGSKLVRRLSQRPTTEELEQRNILKQKNEAEEQEAKQEIKRRLSRKLSVRPTVAELVARRILRFNEYVEVTDAKDYDRRADKPWTRLTPADKAAIRKELNEFKSREMEVHKDSQQFTRFHRP, encoded by the exons TTGATGGCCTGGAGAAATCATCTGTGGCCAGTTGTGACGTGGTGGTGGACAATGGCAGCAATACCCATAATGCCCATGCATCAGGACAGCAGCGAAATAAGCTGTCATCACTGGGAAAACTGTTCAAACCCTGGaagtggaggaagaagaagaccaGCGACAAGTTCCAGGATCTCTCCAAAG TTCTAGAGAGAAAAATTTCAACCAGACAAACAAGGGAGGAGCTCATCAGGAAAAGGGTTCTCATCCCAGAGCAAG aTGAACTGATCAGCAGTGAAAATCTGAACGGTCATGCAAGATCCAGTTTAACACCAGGAGAGGTCAAAGTGGACattgaggctacagaaacagtGGAGGAAGAAGCCTCTGGGATAGTCAGCACTGAGGACAAGACAACAG AGCGCTGTGATACTAAACCCCATGCCCGGGCAAACCAGGTGCGACCTCGGGAAATTCAAGCTAAAAAGCAGCATAGTGCCACTCTGCCCACTTCCACCAAATCTGCTGGTGGCTCCACTGCCCCTGCAAGGCACAAAGATGCTGCCTCTGGAGCTAAAAAGACAGCTAAAACCACAGTCAAGACTGGTCCCTCCACACAGGGTAAAGCTAACCAACGACACACTAACACCACTAGTCGAGGGATCG CCAAATCCTCTCATCCAAAGAAGACAGGATGCACAACAAAAACCACCCCAAATTCCACTTCCACACCTCGTTCTCGAGTACCTAAGGATGCCGGCACTCCTGCACAGTCTGATGGGGCTGATGCAAAGACCAACCGGAAATCAGACACTCCAGCTTCTTCCACTGTACCTCAGAAAGCCTCTACAGAGACTCTCGATCAGCCTGGGGAGTTAAAATCCTCACCCCTTTCCTCAGATACCAAGCCACTCCTATCTAAAGGCAATAAGACAGAGGAAATCCAGGCTGCTTTGCAACCTGATCAAGAGCCTAAATCTGCTCTCAAAGGCACGGCTACAGGTGAGGAGACTCAAAAATCATTGGCTCCTGAAACCCCAGTTCAGTCTTCCCATATCAACATGGCCACAGAGGATACATCCTTCACAAAGGGAGAGACTGACAGCTGCTCACAGGGGGAGAAACATGCAAGGATGGAcggggagggaggagaagatGGAAGGAAGAACGGAGGAACGGAGTGTGGAGAAAACAGCCCGAG GTCAGCAGAGGGTGAAGCAGAAAAGCCGCAGGGCATCCGCGTGAAAACAGAGGTGACAGTGATCCCTGACAGGCCGAGAGACAGCCAGACAAGTGACTCCGATTCTGACGGGCCAATCCTGTACCgagatgaggatgaagaggaagaggaggaggatgaataCACAAACA GCTCTCTTGCCAGCAAGATCCGCCGGCGAGACACGTTGAACATTAAGCTGGGCAACAGGCCCAGCAAGAAAGAGCTGGAGGAGAAAAATATCCTGCCACGAAGTTCGGAGACGGAGAGACATGAGCTCCGCCAGCAGATAGGCAGCAAACTAGTCAG GCGCCTGAGCCAAAGACCCACCACAGAGGAgctggagcagagaaacatcctCAAGC AAAAGAATGAAGCTGAAGAGCAAGAAGCCAAACAAGAGATTAAAAGGAGACTCTCCAGAAAG TTGAGTGTTAGGCCTACAGTAGCAGAGCTTGTTGCTCGAAGGATCTTGCGTTTTAATGAGTATGTGGAGGTAACAGATGCCAAGGATTATGACCGACGGGCAGACAAACCCTGGACACGACTTACTCCCGCTGACAAG GCTGCGATCCGTAAGGAGCTGAATGAGTTTAAGAGCCGAGAGATGGAGGTTCATAAGGACAGCCAACAGTTCACCAG gttCCATCGGCCATAA
- the phactr2 gene encoding phosphatase and actin regulator 2 isoform X2, with protein MGQTAVSAVSQTANVDGLEKSSVASCDVVVDNGSNTHNAHASGQQRNKLSSLGKLFKPWKWRKKKTSDKFQDLSKVLERKISTRQTREELIRKRVLIPEQDELISSENLNGHARSSLTPGEVKVDIEATETVEEEASGIVSTEDKTTERCDTKPHARANQVRPREIQAKKQHSATLPTSTKSAGGSTAPARHKDAASGAKKTAKTTVKTGPSTQGKANQRHTNTTSRGIAKSSHPKKTGCTTKTTPNSTSTPRSRVPKDAGTPAQSDGADAKTNRKSDTPASSTVPQKASTETLDQPGELKSSPLSSDTKPLLSKGNKTEEIQAALQPDQEPKSALKGTATGEETQKSLAPETPVQSSHINMATEDTSFTKGETDSCSQGEKHARMDGEGGEDGRKNGGTECGENSPRSAEGEAEKPQGIRVKTEVTVIPDRPRDSQTSDSDSDGPILYRDEDEEEEEEDEYTNSSLASKIRRRDTLNIKLGNRPSKKELEEKNILPRSSETERHELRQQIGSKLVRRLSQRPTTEELEQRNILKQKNEAEEQEAKQEIKRRLSRKLSVRPTVAELVARRILRFNEYVEVTDAKDYDRRADKPWTRLTPADKAAIRKELNEFKSREMEVHKDSQQFTRFHRP; from the exons TTGATGGCCTGGAGAAATCATCTGTGGCCAGTTGTGACGTGGTGGTGGACAATGGCAGCAATACCCATAATGCCCATGCATCAGGACAGCAGCGAAATAAGCTGTCATCACTGGGAAAACTGTTCAAACCCTGGaagtggaggaagaagaagaccaGCGACAAGTTCCAGGATCTCTCCAAAG TTCTAGAGAGAAAAATTTCAACCAGACAAACAAGGGAGGAGCTCATCAGGAAAAGGGTTCTCATCCCAGAGCAAG aTGAACTGATCAGCAGTGAAAATCTGAACGGTCATGCAAGATCCAGTTTAACACCAGGAGAGGTCAAAGTGGACattgaggctacagaaacagtGGAGGAAGAAGCCTCTGGGATAGTCAGCACTGAGGACAAGACAACAG AGCGCTGTGATACTAAACCCCATGCCCGGGCAAACCAGGTGCGACCTCGGGAAATTCAAGCTAAAAAGCAGCATAGTGCCACTCTGCCCACTTCCACCAAATCTGCTGGTGGCTCCACTGCCCCTGCAAGGCACAAAGATGCTGCCTCTGGAGCTAAAAAGACAGCTAAAACCACAGTCAAGACTGGTCCCTCCACACAGGGTAAAGCTAACCAACGACACACTAACACCACTAGTCGAGGGATCG CCAAATCCTCTCATCCAAAGAAGACAGGATGCACAACAAAAACCACCCCAAATTCCACTTCCACACCTCGTTCTCGAGTACCTAAGGATGCCGGCACTCCTGCACAGTCTGATGGGGCTGATGCAAAGACCAACCGGAAATCAGACACTCCAGCTTCTTCCACTGTACCTCAGAAAGCCTCTACAGAGACTCTCGATCAGCCTGGGGAGTTAAAATCCTCACCCCTTTCCTCAGATACCAAGCCACTCCTATCTAAAGGCAATAAGACAGAGGAAATCCAGGCTGCTTTGCAACCTGATCAAGAGCCTAAATCTGCTCTCAAAGGCACGGCTACAGGTGAGGAGACTCAAAAATCATTGGCTCCTGAAACCCCAGTTCAGTCTTCCCATATCAACATGGCCACAGAGGATACATCCTTCACAAAGGGAGAGACTGACAGCTGCTCACAGGGGGAGAAACATGCAAGGATGGAcggggagggaggagaagatGGAAGGAAGAACGGAGGAACGGAGTGTGGAGAAAACAGCCCGAG GTCAGCAGAGGGTGAAGCAGAAAAGCCGCAGGGCATCCGCGTGAAAACAGAGGTGACAGTGATCCCTGACAGGCCGAGAGACAGCCAGACAAGTGACTCCGATTCTGACGGGCCAATCCTGTACCgagatgaggatgaagaggaagaggaggaggatgaataCACAAACA GCTCTCTTGCCAGCAAGATCCGCCGGCGAGACACGTTGAACATTAAGCTGGGCAACAGGCCCAGCAAGAAAGAGCTGGAGGAGAAAAATATCCTGCCACGAAGTTCGGAGACGGAGAGACATGAGCTCCGCCAGCAGATAGGCAGCAAACTAGTCAG GCGCCTGAGCCAAAGACCCACCACAGAGGAgctggagcagagaaacatcctCAAGC AAAAGAATGAAGCTGAAGAGCAAGAAGCCAAACAAGAGATTAAAAGGAGACTCTCCAGAAAG TTGAGTGTTAGGCCTACAGTAGCAGAGCTTGTTGCTCGAAGGATCTTGCGTTTTAATGAGTATGTGGAGGTAACAGATGCCAAGGATTATGACCGACGGGCAGACAAACCCTGGACACGACTTACTCCCGCTGACAAG GCTGCGATCCGTAAGGAGCTGAATGAGTTTAAGAGCCGAGAGATGGAGGTTCATAAGGACAGCCAACAGTTCACCAG gttCCATCGGCCATAA